From a single Lolium rigidum isolate FL_2022 chromosome 7, APGP_CSIRO_Lrig_0.1, whole genome shotgun sequence genomic region:
- the LOC124677079 gene encoding uncharacterized protein LOC124677079 isoform X2, whose protein sequence is MAADSSMGFHHQGITATAASVYSNHHHMLSFQSSSDAASMGGAAGMGFVAPRSMSERSSTAAMYLSPNTTTNSSNNTGGFGNTTSSRSSSSGGNTTASKYKFVTGSPSEWSDRELGILKEGLVRFAREPKIMRYIKIAATLPNRTIRDVALRCWWSTGKDRRKKPDGFSTGKKLRDMKPMQDQMVASAPMANFHMTPTNNLTPFSISMQSPNQQCQVPREASVVDSATQQLLEQNNQLLNQIAENINTLKTEENMGLFLRTNNNIRTILTRMSETPGIMGHMPPLPAFVQEDKLDSLLQVDRLVQSYGAAHAAHMKQEPRS, encoded by the exons ATGGCCGCCGATTCCAGCATGGGGTTCCACCACCAGGggatcaccgccaccgccgcctcggtGTACAGCAACCACCACCACATGCTCTCCTTCCAGTCCAGCAGCGACGCCGCAAGCATGGGCGGCGCTGCCGGGATGGGATTCGTGGCTCCGAGGAGCATGAGCGAACGGAGCAGCACCGCGGCCATGTACCTCTCCCCGAACACCACCAccaacagcagcaacaacaccGGCGGGTTCGGCAACACGACTTCGTCGAGGAGCTCGTCGTCAGGGGGCAACACCACCGCGTCCAAGTACAAGTTCGTCACCGGCTCGCCTTCGGAGTGGAGCGACCGCGAGCTGGGCATACTCAAGGAAGGGCTCGTGAG GTTTGCTCGCGAACCTAAAATCATGAGGTATATCAAGATAGCGGCTACCCTGCCCAACAGGACCATCAGGGATGTTGCATTGCGGTGCTGGTGGTCTACA GGTAAAGATAGAAGGAAGAAACCAGATGGTTTTTCCACAGGGAAAAAGTTGAGGGACATGAAG CCAATGCAGGACCAAATGGTTGCATCCGCCCCGATGGCTAATTTTCACATGACACCTACAAACAACTTGACCCCTTTCTCGATATCGATGCAAAGTCCGAACCAGCAGTGTCAAGTTCCCAGAGAAG CTTCTGTCGTGGACAGTGCAACCCAGCAACTACTGGAGCAAAATAATCAGTTACTTAACCAGATTGCTGAAAATATTAATACATTGAAG ACGGAGGAGAACATGGGTCTCTTTCTTCGGACAAATAACAACATCAGAACTATTTTAACCAG AATGAGCGAGACACCTGGCATCATGGGCCATATGCCTCCTCTGCCAGCATTTGTACAAGAAGACAAGCTTGATTCACTTCTTCAAGTTGATAGATTG GTCCAGTCTTACGGGGCAGCACACGCCGCTCATATGAAGCAAGAACCCCGAAGCTAA
- the LOC124677079 gene encoding uncharacterized protein LOC124677079 isoform X4 → MAADSSMGFHHQGITATAASVYSNHHHMLSFQSSSDAASMGGAAGMGFVAPRSMSERSSTAAMYLSPNTTTNSSNNTGGFGNTTSSRSSSSGGNTTASKYKFVTGSPSEWSDRELGILKEGLVRFAREPKIMRYIKIAATLPNRTIRDVALRCWWSTGKDRRKKPDGFSTGKKLRDMKDQMVASAPMANFHMTPTNNLTPFSISMQSPNQQCQVPREAASVVDSATQQLLEQNNQLLNQIAENINTLKTEENMGLFLRTNNNIRTILTRMSETPGIMGHMPPLPAFVQEDKLDSLLQVDRLVQSYGAAHAAHMKQEPRS, encoded by the exons ATGGCCGCCGATTCCAGCATGGGGTTCCACCACCAGGggatcaccgccaccgccgcctcggtGTACAGCAACCACCACCACATGCTCTCCTTCCAGTCCAGCAGCGACGCCGCAAGCATGGGCGGCGCTGCCGGGATGGGATTCGTGGCTCCGAGGAGCATGAGCGAACGGAGCAGCACCGCGGCCATGTACCTCTCCCCGAACACCACCAccaacagcagcaacaacaccGGCGGGTTCGGCAACACGACTTCGTCGAGGAGCTCGTCGTCAGGGGGCAACACCACCGCGTCCAAGTACAAGTTCGTCACCGGCTCGCCTTCGGAGTGGAGCGACCGCGAGCTGGGCATACTCAAGGAAGGGCTCGTGAG GTTTGCTCGCGAACCTAAAATCATGAGGTATATCAAGATAGCGGCTACCCTGCCCAACAGGACCATCAGGGATGTTGCATTGCGGTGCTGGTGGTCTACA GGTAAAGATAGAAGGAAGAAACCAGATGGTTTTTCCACAGGGAAAAAGTTGAGGGACATGAAG GACCAAATGGTTGCATCCGCCCCGATGGCTAATTTTCACATGACACCTACAAACAACTTGACCCCTTTCTCGATATCGATGCAAAGTCCGAACCAGCAGTGTCAAGTTCCCAGAGAAG CAGCTTCTGTCGTGGACAGTGCAACCCAGCAACTACTGGAGCAAAATAATCAGTTACTTAACCAGATTGCTGAAAATATTAATACATTGAAG ACGGAGGAGAACATGGGTCTCTTTCTTCGGACAAATAACAACATCAGAACTATTTTAACCAG AATGAGCGAGACACCTGGCATCATGGGCCATATGCCTCCTCTGCCAGCATTTGTACAAGAAGACAAGCTTGATTCACTTCTTCAAGTTGATAGATTG GTCCAGTCTTACGGGGCAGCACACGCCGCTCATATGAAGCAAGAACCCCGAAGCTAA
- the LOC124677079 gene encoding uncharacterized protein LOC124677079 isoform X1 has protein sequence MAADSSMGFHHQGITATAASVYSNHHHMLSFQSSSDAASMGGAAGMGFVAPRSMSERSSTAAMYLSPNTTTNSSNNTGGFGNTTSSRSSSSGGNTTASKYKFVTGSPSEWSDRELGILKEGLVRFAREPKIMRYIKIAATLPNRTIRDVALRCWWSTGKDRRKKPDGFSTGKKLRDMKPMQDQMVASAPMANFHMTPTNNLTPFSISMQSPNQQCQVPREAASVVDSATQQLLEQNNQLLNQIAENINTLKTEENMGLFLRTNNNIRTILTRMSETPGIMGHMPPLPAFVQEDKLDSLLQVDRLVQSYGAAHAAHMKQEPRS, from the exons ATGGCCGCCGATTCCAGCATGGGGTTCCACCACCAGGggatcaccgccaccgccgcctcggtGTACAGCAACCACCACCACATGCTCTCCTTCCAGTCCAGCAGCGACGCCGCAAGCATGGGCGGCGCTGCCGGGATGGGATTCGTGGCTCCGAGGAGCATGAGCGAACGGAGCAGCACCGCGGCCATGTACCTCTCCCCGAACACCACCAccaacagcagcaacaacaccGGCGGGTTCGGCAACACGACTTCGTCGAGGAGCTCGTCGTCAGGGGGCAACACCACCGCGTCCAAGTACAAGTTCGTCACCGGCTCGCCTTCGGAGTGGAGCGACCGCGAGCTGGGCATACTCAAGGAAGGGCTCGTGAG GTTTGCTCGCGAACCTAAAATCATGAGGTATATCAAGATAGCGGCTACCCTGCCCAACAGGACCATCAGGGATGTTGCATTGCGGTGCTGGTGGTCTACA GGTAAAGATAGAAGGAAGAAACCAGATGGTTTTTCCACAGGGAAAAAGTTGAGGGACATGAAG CCAATGCAGGACCAAATGGTTGCATCCGCCCCGATGGCTAATTTTCACATGACACCTACAAACAACTTGACCCCTTTCTCGATATCGATGCAAAGTCCGAACCAGCAGTGTCAAGTTCCCAGAGAAG CAGCTTCTGTCGTGGACAGTGCAACCCAGCAACTACTGGAGCAAAATAATCAGTTACTTAACCAGATTGCTGAAAATATTAATACATTGAAG ACGGAGGAGAACATGGGTCTCTTTCTTCGGACAAATAACAACATCAGAACTATTTTAACCAG AATGAGCGAGACACCTGGCATCATGGGCCATATGCCTCCTCTGCCAGCATTTGTACAAGAAGACAAGCTTGATTCACTTCTTCAAGTTGATAGATTG GTCCAGTCTTACGGGGCAGCACACGCCGCTCATATGAAGCAAGAACCCCGAAGCTAA
- the LOC124677079 gene encoding uncharacterized protein LOC124677079 isoform X3, with protein sequence MAADSSMGFHHQGITATAASVYSNHHHMLSFQSSSDAASMGGAAGMGFVAPRSMSERSSTAAMYLSPNTTTNSSNNTGGFGNTTSSRSSSSGGNTTASKYKFVTGSPSEWSDRELGILKEGLVRFAREPKIMRYIKIAATLPNRTIRDVALRCWWSTGKDRRKKPDGFSTGKKLRDMKPMQDQMVASAPMANFHMTPTNNLTPFSISMQSPNQQCQVPREAASVVDSATQQLLEQNNQLLNQIAENINTLKTEENMGLFLRTNNNIRTILTRMSETPGIMGHMPPLPAFVQEDKLDSLLQVDRLSYGAAHAAHMKQEPRS encoded by the exons ATGGCCGCCGATTCCAGCATGGGGTTCCACCACCAGGggatcaccgccaccgccgcctcggtGTACAGCAACCACCACCACATGCTCTCCTTCCAGTCCAGCAGCGACGCCGCAAGCATGGGCGGCGCTGCCGGGATGGGATTCGTGGCTCCGAGGAGCATGAGCGAACGGAGCAGCACCGCGGCCATGTACCTCTCCCCGAACACCACCAccaacagcagcaacaacaccGGCGGGTTCGGCAACACGACTTCGTCGAGGAGCTCGTCGTCAGGGGGCAACACCACCGCGTCCAAGTACAAGTTCGTCACCGGCTCGCCTTCGGAGTGGAGCGACCGCGAGCTGGGCATACTCAAGGAAGGGCTCGTGAG GTTTGCTCGCGAACCTAAAATCATGAGGTATATCAAGATAGCGGCTACCCTGCCCAACAGGACCATCAGGGATGTTGCATTGCGGTGCTGGTGGTCTACA GGTAAAGATAGAAGGAAGAAACCAGATGGTTTTTCCACAGGGAAAAAGTTGAGGGACATGAAG CCAATGCAGGACCAAATGGTTGCATCCGCCCCGATGGCTAATTTTCACATGACACCTACAAACAACTTGACCCCTTTCTCGATATCGATGCAAAGTCCGAACCAGCAGTGTCAAGTTCCCAGAGAAG CAGCTTCTGTCGTGGACAGTGCAACCCAGCAACTACTGGAGCAAAATAATCAGTTACTTAACCAGATTGCTGAAAATATTAATACATTGAAG ACGGAGGAGAACATGGGTCTCTTTCTTCGGACAAATAACAACATCAGAACTATTTTAACCAG AATGAGCGAGACACCTGGCATCATGGGCCATATGCCTCCTCTGCCAGCATTTGTACAAGAAGACAAGCTTGATTCACTTCTTCAAGTTGATAGATTG TCTTACGGGGCAGCACACGCCGCTCATATGAAGCAAGAACCCCGAAGCTAA